From a region of the Mycobacterium sp. SMC-8 genome:
- a CDS encoding TetR/AcrR family transcriptional regulator, giving the protein MREQLLRGVEGLLAEGDRYTDLSIDRIVAAGGVGRSNFYVYFGDKSALLQEFFEDMVVDLTTHARPWWELTASASKDELREAFRAIFTVFRPHRHVWGAAVEAASYDDGMHERFQELMAGAVAALTHHIRQAQSKAFARPDRDPDTMASWLLWMTERGLYQLIGDAEGARFEALLESFTNIYWDTLYDWKRT; this is encoded by the coding sequence ATGCGGGAGCAATTGCTCCGGGGTGTGGAAGGGCTGCTGGCCGAGGGTGATCGGTACACCGACCTGTCGATCGATCGCATCGTTGCCGCAGGGGGCGTGGGACGGTCCAACTTCTACGTGTATTTCGGCGATAAGAGCGCGTTGCTGCAGGAGTTCTTCGAGGACATGGTCGTCGACCTGACCACGCATGCAAGACCCTGGTGGGAGTTGACCGCTTCCGCATCGAAAGACGAACTGCGAGAGGCTTTCCGGGCAATTTTCACGGTGTTTCGGCCGCACCGTCACGTGTGGGGCGCCGCGGTGGAAGCGGCATCGTACGACGACGGGATGCATGAGCGGTTCCAGGAACTAATGGCAGGCGCTGTCGCCGCACTGACGCATCACATCCGGCAGGCGCAGTCCAAAGCGTTCGCTCGGCCCGACCGGGACCCCGACACGATGGCCTCGTGGCTGCTGTGGATGACCGAACGTGGGCTCTATCAACTCATAGGTGACGCCGAGGGCGCCCGCTTCGAGGCGCTGCTCGAGTCATTCACCAACATCTACTGGGACACCCTCTACGACTGGAAACGGACCTGA
- a CDS encoding PEP-utilizing enzyme, whose amino-acid sequence MTASPNGTTPHGTSAPDDALDLGRDPRHSSSAPDTLWTTVNVAEAIPGVITPLGWSIWGPASDMGMRKTFAAFGVLTGAEAQGPAGEHDRVMSVFYGRPVLRADFFLAMGERLPGTSGADVAESLFAATPEDYVSRPERRYYLRAALRVPVITARAPGLIKKARAETDQWWRTEVHRVGHADIVEAQHMLEAAAVRFHHNAYLHMVTTFAVVQLAYDQLSALIEAAGVGGGLLSGDGDHEETRFVHDLWACSRNALDLTTFLDRHGYHGPNEGEISGRVWREDHAPLERMLASYAARGDDADPRVREEAFRIQREGEKRQLLASLSGVKRLKARAVLALAGRAIPLRGVGKVCFLQSLDVARAAARRIGFLVAEQGFIDDPEDIFFLTRDEIRDGRWTTARSTVEFRRRCHQEYQRYELPVKWNGAPQPRLIDTPNDSVEFIEGIGASPGVVEGPVRVVTEPDDIDIEEGEILVARTTDPSWAAIMFLSAGLVMDIGGALSHAAVVARELGIPCVANTGIGTRVLVTGDRCRVDGSTGRIEILERVQPSVNPI is encoded by the coding sequence ATGACCGCCTCCCCCAACGGCACAACGCCTCACGGCACAAGCGCGCCGGACGACGCACTTGACCTGGGACGCGATCCGCGGCACAGCTCGTCGGCACCCGACACCCTGTGGACGACGGTCAATGTCGCGGAGGCGATTCCGGGTGTCATCACTCCACTCGGATGGAGCATCTGGGGTCCCGCGAGTGACATGGGGATGCGAAAGACCTTCGCCGCGTTCGGCGTCCTCACCGGAGCCGAGGCACAGGGGCCGGCCGGTGAACACGACCGGGTGATGAGCGTGTTCTACGGGCGGCCCGTGCTACGCGCCGACTTCTTCCTCGCGATGGGGGAGCGGTTGCCCGGCACCAGCGGCGCCGACGTCGCCGAATCTCTCTTCGCCGCGACGCCCGAGGACTACGTGAGCCGTCCTGAACGGCGCTATTACCTGCGTGCGGCGCTCCGTGTACCGGTCATCACAGCCCGAGCTCCGGGGCTGATCAAGAAGGCCCGTGCGGAGACCGATCAGTGGTGGCGTACGGAGGTCCACCGGGTCGGACACGCCGATATCGTTGAGGCGCAGCATATGTTGGAAGCCGCTGCGGTCCGCTTTCATCACAACGCCTATCTGCACATGGTGACGACGTTCGCGGTCGTTCAGTTGGCCTACGACCAGCTGAGTGCATTGATCGAGGCCGCCGGTGTCGGCGGGGGACTGCTGTCGGGTGACGGCGACCACGAGGAAACGCGTTTCGTCCACGATCTCTGGGCGTGTTCCAGGAACGCCCTCGACCTGACGACGTTCCTCGACCGGCACGGCTATCACGGACCCAACGAAGGCGAGATCTCCGGGCGGGTCTGGCGCGAGGACCACGCCCCGCTGGAGCGCATGCTCGCGTCGTACGCCGCCCGCGGCGATGACGCCGACCCTCGGGTGCGGGAAGAGGCGTTCCGCATCCAACGAGAAGGCGAGAAGCGGCAACTCCTGGCATCGCTGAGTGGCGTGAAGCGGCTCAAGGCGCGGGCGGTTCTGGCGCTCGCCGGGCGGGCCATCCCGCTCCGCGGTGTCGGGAAGGTCTGCTTCCTCCAGAGCCTCGACGTCGCGCGCGCAGCGGCCCGGCGGATCGGTTTCCTCGTGGCCGAGCAGGGATTCATCGATGATCCCGAAGACATCTTCTTCCTCACCCGAGACGAGATTCGGGACGGTCGGTGGACGACGGCGCGGTCCACCGTCGAGTTCCGGCGGCGATGCCACCAGGAGTATCAGCGATACGAACTCCCGGTGAAGTGGAACGGCGCACCGCAGCCGCGGCTGATCGACACCCCGAACGATTCGGTCGAGTTCATCGAGGGCATCGGGGCCAGCCCCGGTGTGGTGGAGGGCCCGGTCCGAGTCGTGACCGAACCCGACGACATCGACATCGAGGAAGGCGAGATCCTGGTGGCCCGCACCACGGATCCCAGCTGGGCGGCGATCATGTTCCTGTCCGCAGGCCTGGTCATGGACATCGGCGGGGCTCTGAGTCACGCCGCGGTGGTGGCTCGGGAGCTGGGCATTCCCTGCGTTGCGAACACCGGCATCGGGACACGCGTCCTGGTGACCGGCGACCGGTGCCGTGTCGACGGCTCGACCGGGCGGATCGAGATCCTTGAGCGAGTACAACCGTCAGTCAACCCCATCTGA
- a CDS encoding cytochrome P450 yields MTTATRSVPVIDFDHHSAEFARDLEGRARNLLAHPIAYTKSNGGHYVVSSHELVREVLLDTDTYSSGRTTDGAGGLFIPSFPIPLPGGALLPAESDPPQHTDLRKVLNPFFTRSASEALRANIEAIVATAIDDIVTKGDFDVVYDLGHVVGPTTMMSYLGFPLELRDRFIDAIRTGYMRKPGDDDVSDLLELAGMVYGVINDKRENPTDDVASSLIHHPDAGFSDVELVSLLVTLLFGGFETTESLIANTLIHLDTDRALRQRLIDDPSLIPGAVDEFLRVITPETTTARRVTRDVELGGVAIKEGEFILLVLTAANHDETVFDDPVKIDPTRKLSQSLAFGFGVHRCIGAIITRMEAIAILEQLLARIPDYSLHMDQAKRFPDLSAANGWLNIPASTNLR; encoded by the coding sequence ATGACAACTGCCACACGATCAGTCCCCGTAATCGACTTCGACCACCACTCAGCAGAATTCGCGCGCGATCTGGAAGGCCGGGCCCGCAATCTGCTCGCGCATCCGATCGCCTACACCAAGAGCAACGGCGGCCACTACGTGGTGTCCTCACACGAGCTGGTCCGCGAGGTGCTGCTCGACACCGACACCTATTCCTCCGGCCGGACCACCGACGGCGCAGGCGGCCTCTTCATCCCGTCGTTCCCCATTCCCCTACCCGGAGGAGCTTTGCTGCCCGCCGAGTCGGATCCTCCTCAGCACACCGATCTGCGCAAGGTGCTGAACCCGTTCTTCACCCGGTCGGCCTCGGAGGCGCTGCGGGCCAACATCGAAGCCATCGTGGCGACCGCCATCGACGACATCGTGACCAAGGGCGATTTCGACGTCGTCTACGACCTCGGGCACGTCGTCGGACCGACGACCATGATGAGTTACCTCGGCTTTCCGTTGGAGCTGCGGGACCGCTTCATCGATGCCATCAGGACCGGATACATGCGCAAACCCGGTGATGACGACGTGAGCGACCTTCTGGAGCTGGCGGGCATGGTCTATGGGGTCATCAACGACAAGCGCGAGAACCCGACGGATGACGTCGCCAGCAGCCTGATTCACCACCCCGACGCCGGATTCTCCGACGTCGAACTCGTCTCGCTGCTGGTCACGCTGTTGTTCGGCGGGTTCGAGACCACCGAGTCACTCATCGCGAACACCCTGATCCACCTGGATACCGACCGGGCCCTACGCCAACGACTGATCGACGACCCATCGCTGATCCCGGGGGCGGTGGACGAATTCCTGCGCGTCATCACTCCCGAAACCACCACCGCCCGGCGGGTGACCCGCGATGTCGAGCTGGGTGGCGTGGCAATCAAGGAGGGCGAGTTCATCTTGTTGGTGCTCACCGCGGCCAACCACGACGAAACCGTCTTCGACGATCCGGTGAAGATCGACCCGACCCGAAAGCTCAGCCAGAGCCTGGCGTTCGGATTCGGCGTACACCGGTGCATCGGGGCGATCATCACCAGGATGGAAGCCATCGCCATCCTCGAGCAGCTCCTTGCGCGCATCCCCGACTACTCCCTGCACATGGACCAGGCCAAGCGCTTCCCCGACTTGTCGGCGGCGAACGGCTGGCTCAACATTCCCGCGTCGACGAACCTCCGCTAG
- a CDS encoding PEP-utilizing enzyme, which produces MNVSEAVPGVATPLGWSVWGPALDGGVRGTFAAFGVLTSHEAAGPHGEHDRLISIFYGRAALRADFMLEMGERLPGTSGADVATSLFDAVPPGYVARPARRYYPRAAVRIPWNMLRSPRMIRAIRADTEPWWRSQTAAIPTASGETARVTFCAAVDRFVHIMYLHSLVTFAIVQPSHDQLAALIDAAGSGTGLLSGGADHEETSLVQDLWACSRGQLELSEFVARHGFHGPNEGDITGRVWREDSAPLVRMLQSYSALEADDSPSVREARFEAERQREETALLNSLSGLRKVKARALLRYARRGVALRGVGKVAFLQSLDVARASARRLGATLHAEGVFADPDDVFFHTVEEIRAGRWQDQETVTDRRRERERYLQLAELPVHWTGMPDEVAAAGPSELVETLDGVGASAGVVEGRVRVVSDPGDIALEPGEILVARTTDPSWAAIMYLSEGLVMDVGGMLSHAAIVARELGVPCVANTKVGTQVLRTGDLIRVDGGAGRVEVLERVGEHITVAD; this is translated from the coding sequence GTGAACGTGTCCGAGGCGGTGCCGGGGGTCGCGACACCTTTGGGATGGAGCGTGTGGGGACCGGCACTGGATGGGGGGGTCAGGGGGACGTTCGCCGCGTTCGGTGTCCTGACTTCCCACGAAGCCGCAGGCCCTCACGGTGAGCACGATCGCCTCATCAGCATCTTCTACGGTCGCGCCGCGCTGCGTGCCGACTTCATGCTCGAGATGGGTGAGCGCCTCCCGGGGACGAGCGGTGCCGATGTGGCGACGTCATTGTTCGACGCCGTTCCGCCGGGCTACGTTGCTCGCCCGGCCCGTCGCTACTACCCCAGAGCGGCCGTCAGGATTCCGTGGAACATGCTTCGATCGCCTCGGATGATCCGCGCCATCCGGGCGGACACCGAACCGTGGTGGCGCAGCCAGACGGCGGCCATTCCGACAGCGAGCGGCGAAACGGCCCGTGTCACGTTCTGCGCGGCCGTAGACAGGTTCGTCCACATCATGTACCTGCATTCGCTGGTGACCTTCGCGATCGTGCAACCGTCCCACGACCAGCTGGCCGCGCTGATCGACGCCGCAGGAAGCGGCACCGGGCTGCTCTCCGGGGGCGCCGACCACGAGGAGACCAGCCTCGTACAAGATCTGTGGGCGTGTTCGCGTGGTCAGCTCGAACTGTCTGAATTCGTTGCGCGCCACGGCTTTCACGGACCCAACGAGGGTGATATCACCGGTCGGGTCTGGCGCGAGGACTCCGCCCCGCTGGTTCGGATGCTGCAGAGCTATTCCGCTCTCGAGGCCGACGACAGTCCATCGGTCCGGGAGGCGCGCTTCGAGGCCGAGCGGCAACGCGAGGAGACCGCACTCCTGAACTCGTTGTCGGGTCTACGAAAGGTCAAGGCACGCGCCCTGCTTCGCTATGCCCGACGCGGCGTGGCGTTGCGCGGGGTCGGCAAAGTCGCTTTTCTGCAGAGCCTGGACGTCGCGCGCGCGTCGGCTCGGCGATTGGGCGCCACGCTGCACGCCGAGGGTGTCTTCGCCGACCCCGACGACGTCTTCTTCCACACCGTCGAAGAGATCCGGGCCGGCCGCTGGCAGGACCAGGAGACCGTCACCGACCGCCGCCGAGAACGTGAGCGCTACCTCCAACTTGCCGAACTCCCGGTGCACTGGACCGGGATGCCCGACGAGGTGGCGGCTGCGGGACCGTCGGAGCTGGTGGAGACACTTGACGGCGTCGGCGCCAGTGCGGGCGTGGTGGAGGGCAGGGTGCGGGTCGTCTCCGATCCGGGTGACATTGCTCTTGAGCCCGGTGAGATCCTCGTCGCTCGCACCACGGATCCCAGTTGGGCCGCAATCATGTACCTCTCCGAGGGTCTCGTCATGGACGTCGGCGGCATGCTCAGTCACGCGGCGATCGTGGCCCGCGAATTGGGTGTGCCCTGTGTGGCGAACACGAAGGTCGGGACCCAGGTCCTGCGCACGGGCGACCTCATCCGAGTCGACGGCGGCGCGGGGCGGGTCGAAGTTCTGGAACGCGTCGGCGAACACATCACCGTGGCCGACTGA
- a CDS encoding PEP-utilizing enzyme, with translation MSTASPAVDPLHTPAAGDSWWSTTNLSEAFPGVLTPLDWTVIGPAVERATRGALVSIGALSPGDADVPANPAERTYAVFHGRIASRIDWFHHVGAVMPGTSPDAVVTQIFGSVPEGLSSRPSVRRYPVVAARFPLTFARAPGRTRTMRAATRAWWESEIECMPGRTLDEARAAFLAGVARMTENLMIDGTLLLAGAQPIYDQLTRLASIAGIDPSALMRGAGSHEETQVVADVWECSRERLPFRILLERHGFHGPHEGVPSGRPWREDPEPLRALVASFASLSDDADPRAAEERGREERRRAERELLAGLGPARRRVAKLVLRLAHVYLPLRGKAARTQAIDVVRAAARRIGETLAEDGLLEQADDVRFLTADEIAVPVGPDVRGRIAERRARYQEHLKLDLPGTFRGQPVPVVVQAGRGDEEDDRGGPVLLRGVGASAGVVEALARVVLDIDDAGELEQGEILVTRTTDPSWAAPMFVSAGLVVDIGGLLSHAAIIARELGVPCVMGTGSGTAQLRTGDRCRVDGRAGTVEVLGRD, from the coding sequence ATGAGCACTGCGTCCCCGGCGGTCGACCCGCTGCACACGCCGGCGGCCGGCGATTCGTGGTGGAGCACCACGAATCTTTCTGAGGCCTTCCCGGGAGTTCTGACTCCGCTGGACTGGACGGTCATCGGCCCGGCCGTCGAACGCGCCACCCGGGGCGCGCTCGTCTCCATCGGCGCGTTGTCGCCCGGTGATGCCGACGTCCCGGCCAACCCGGCCGAGCGGACGTACGCGGTCTTCCATGGCCGCATCGCGAGCCGGATCGACTGGTTCCACCACGTCGGGGCGGTGATGCCCGGTACGAGCCCGGACGCCGTCGTCACCCAGATCTTCGGATCGGTGCCCGAAGGGCTGTCGAGCCGGCCCTCTGTTCGGCGGTACCCGGTCGTCGCGGCCCGCTTCCCCCTGACGTTCGCGCGCGCCCCGGGCCGCACGCGCACAATGCGTGCTGCGACCCGCGCGTGGTGGGAATCCGAGATCGAATGCATGCCCGGCCGCACGCTCGACGAGGCCCGCGCCGCCTTCCTCGCGGGGGTCGCCCGCATGACCGAGAACCTCATGATCGACGGGACGCTCTTGCTCGCGGGGGCCCAGCCGATCTACGACCAGCTCACGCGGCTCGCATCGATCGCCGGGATCGATCCGTCAGCGCTCATGCGGGGGGCGGGTTCACACGAGGAGACGCAGGTGGTGGCCGACGTGTGGGAATGCTCCCGCGAACGTCTGCCGTTCCGCATCCTGCTCGAGCGGCACGGGTTCCACGGGCCGCACGAGGGCGTACCCTCGGGCCGTCCCTGGCGCGAGGATCCAGAACCGCTCCGCGCGCTCGTCGCCTCGTTCGCCTCGTTGTCCGACGACGCCGACCCGCGGGCGGCCGAGGAGCGCGGACGCGAGGAGCGCCGGCGCGCCGAGCGCGAGCTGCTTGCCGGCCTCGGTCCGGCTCGTCGTCGCGTCGCGAAGCTCGTGCTCCGTCTCGCCCACGTCTACCTTCCGCTGCGCGGGAAAGCGGCCCGGACGCAGGCGATCGACGTCGTGCGCGCCGCGGCGCGCCGCATAGGAGAGACGCTCGCCGAGGACGGCCTTCTAGAGCAGGCCGACGACGTCCGGTTCCTGACCGCGGACGAGATCGCCGTGCCGGTCGGACCCGACGTGCGCGGACGGATCGCGGAGCGGCGGGCTCGATACCAGGAGCATCTGAAGCTCGACCTGCCGGGTACGTTCCGCGGCCAGCCCGTCCCGGTCGTGGTCCAGGCCGGCCGCGGCGACGAGGAGGACGATCGCGGCGGCCCCGTGCTCCTGCGGGGCGTCGGTGCGAGCGCTGGGGTCGTCGAGGCCCTGGCGCGGGTGGTGCTGGACATCGATGACGCCGGGGAGCTGGAACAGGGGGAGATTCTGGTCACTCGCACGACCGACCCTAGTTGGGCGGCACCGATGTTCGTCTCGGCAGGGCTCGTCGTCGACATCGGCGGGCTGTTGAGCCATGCGGCGATCATCGCCCGCGAACTCGGGGTCCCCTGCGTCATGGGGACGGGCTCCGGCACGGCCCAGCTGCGGACGGGTGACCGCTGCCGGGTGGACGGCCGCGCCGGGACCGTCGAGGTCCTGGGCCGCGACTGA
- a CDS encoding IS1182 family transposase yields MQGRSDDQRELLDAESVAGHLLKSDSMFAFLAAHRDELFPEAMFADLFPSGRGRPSVPAEVMASVITLQALHGLSDNETVDAVTFDLRWKAACGLPVTATAFHSTTLTYWRRRLAGSDRPDRIFEAVKAVVAQTGVLAKKTRRALDSTVLDDAVATQDTVTQLIAAIRRVGREVPGAGEVIAARCGAHDYTDPGKPVIAWNDKTARDQLIDALVGDAHRLLGYLPDQDLGPRAAEAVALLALIAGQDVEPVEGSDGTDGHWQIAQQVAGDRVISTVDPEARHAHKTVHRRQDGFKAHIAVEPDTGIITDCALTKASGSDNHEGVIGLGLLAGETRRVRVLGDSAYGTNEMRAGLADLKHVAVIKPIPLRPAVPGGFTIEDFTVNLTERTVICPAGLTRTITAAGNAVFGVACRDCALRAQCTTAVKGKTARISPHYQLQHTARTQSRKAKWINEYRQHRPMVERSIAWLTRGNRKVRYRGVTKNNHWLHNRAAALNLRRLITLCLTHDGTTWAIA; encoded by the coding sequence ATGCAGGGACGCTCTGATGATCAGCGGGAGTTGTTGGATGCCGAGTCGGTGGCCGGGCATCTTCTGAAGTCCGACAGCATGTTTGCCTTCCTGGCCGCCCACCGTGACGAGCTGTTCCCCGAAGCGATGTTCGCCGATCTGTTTCCCTCAGGTCGGGGTCGTCCGAGCGTGCCGGCTGAGGTGATGGCCTCGGTGATCACCCTGCAGGCCCTGCACGGCCTGTCTGACAACGAGACCGTGGACGCGGTCACCTTCGATCTGCGCTGGAAAGCCGCGTGCGGGCTGCCGGTGACCGCGACGGCGTTTCACTCCACCACGTTGACCTATTGGCGGCGCCGACTGGCCGGCTCGGACCGACCCGATCGCATCTTTGAGGCGGTCAAAGCCGTCGTCGCGCAGACCGGGGTGCTGGCCAAGAAAACACGGCGGGCGTTGGATTCCACCGTGCTCGATGATGCGGTGGCCACCCAGGACACCGTGACCCAGCTGATCGCCGCGATCCGCCGTGTGGGCCGCGAGGTGCCCGGCGCCGGTGAGGTGATCGCCGCCCGGTGCGGCGCCCATGACTACACAGACCCAGGCAAACCGGTCATCGCGTGGAACGACAAGACTGCCCGCGACCAGCTCATCGACGCCCTGGTCGGTGATGCCCACCGGCTACTGGGGTATCTGCCCGACCAAGATCTGGGTCCGCGTGCCGCTGAGGCGGTCGCGTTGTTGGCGTTGATTGCCGGCCAGGACGTCGAACCCGTGGAGGGCTCTGATGGCACCGACGGGCACTGGCAGATCGCCCAGCAGGTGGCCGGTGATCGGGTGATTTCCACTGTCGACCCTGAGGCCCGCCATGCCCACAAGACAGTGCATCGGCGCCAGGATGGGTTCAAGGCCCATATCGCGGTTGAACCCGATACCGGGATCATCACCGACTGCGCTCTGACCAAAGCCAGCGGTTCAGACAATCATGAGGGTGTCATCGGGTTGGGGTTGTTGGCCGGGGAGACCCGCAGGGTGCGGGTGCTCGGTGATTCGGCGTACGGCACCAACGAGATGCGCGCGGGGCTGGCCGATCTCAAGCATGTCGCGGTGATCAAACCGATCCCGCTGCGTCCGGCTGTACCGGGTGGGTTCACCATCGAGGACTTCACCGTCAACCTCACTGAACGCACCGTGATCTGCCCGGCCGGGCTGACTCGCACGATCACCGCGGCCGGCAACGCCGTGTTCGGTGTCGCGTGCCGCGACTGTGCACTACGGGCTCAGTGCACGACCGCCGTGAAAGGCAAGACCGCGAGGATCTCACCGCACTACCAACTGCAACACACCGCACGCACGCAGTCCCGAAAAGCGAAGTGGATCAACGAGTACCGACAGCATCGCCCGATGGTGGAACGCTCGATCGCCTGGCTGACCCGTGGCAACCGCAAAGTCCGCTACCGCGGCGTCACCAAGAACAACCACTGGCTGCACAATCGCGCTGCCGCACTGAACCTGCGCCGCCTGATTACGCTGTGCCTGACCCACGACGGAACGACCTGGGCCATCGCCTGA
- a CDS encoding SDR family NAD(P)-dependent oxidoreductase: protein MQLRGAHILITGGSKGIGAELARHLHAKGARLTLVARESDELRQTAASLGGVAMAVDLSDHEQYEGLSPARRPSRGRSTF, encoded by the coding sequence ATGCAGCTACGTGGCGCCCACATCCTGATCACCGGAGGCTCCAAGGGAATCGGTGCCGAACTCGCCCGACACCTCCATGCGAAGGGGGCGCGTCTGACCCTCGTGGCGCGCGAGAGCGACGAGTTGCGGCAGACGGCGGCGTCCCTCGGCGGCGTCGCGATGGCCGTCGACCTGTCGGACCACGAGCAGTACGAAGGGCTCTCGCCCGCGCGGAGGCCGAGCAGGGGCCGCTCGACGTTCTGA
- a CDS encoding nuclear transport factor 2 family protein → MKHDRGAEGVRYLVAEYCHAIDSGETERWTALFDDDARFTIDDLGELVRPENISVFVDGALTSLREHGIAGINHRTVNSAIDLDGDRATVTSDFAVVVPVPDGFATAALGRYLDELRHDGDRWHFVARRITWFGGAAPAALAEALRPVFADRSATAGAVTR, encoded by the coding sequence ATGAAGCACGACCGGGGCGCCGAGGGCGTCCGCTATCTCGTGGCGGAGTATTGCCACGCGATCGACTCGGGAGAGACGGAGCGGTGGACCGCATTGTTCGACGACGACGCCCGGTTCACCATCGACGACCTCGGCGAGCTTGTGCGCCCCGAGAACATCTCGGTCTTCGTCGACGGCGCGCTGACTTCCTTGCGCGAGCACGGCATCGCGGGCATCAACCACCGCACGGTGAACTCCGCCATCGACCTCGACGGTGACCGCGCAACGGTCACCAGCGACTTCGCCGTCGTGGTCCCCGTCCCGGACGGCTTCGCGACCGCCGCGCTCGGCCGGTACCTCGACGAACTCCGGCACGACGGCGACCGCTGGCACTTCGTCGCCCGCCGCATCACGTGGTTCGGCGGAGCAGCGCCTGCTGCTTTGGCCGAAGCGCTGAGGCCCGTCTTCGCCGACCGGTCCGCGACCGCGGGGGCGGTGACTCGATGA